Proteins from one Prevotella sp. E2-28 genomic window:
- a CDS encoding DUF6078 family protein has product MKELVLFKEKAIKGYTVCTSEQCPIKDKCLRWKVGQQMPDNIRFYSCVNPHYQDVGTKQCPSFRKSEKVKFAKGMTNIFTDDMPQRVVTYVRQYLISAYCRTYYFEYRNGQRLIPPAIQKEIRTVFRDAGWNEEVFFDGYVEDYEW; this is encoded by the coding sequence ATGAAAGAACTAGTTTTATTCAAGGAAAAAGCCATTAAAGGCTATACTGTATGTACATCTGAACAGTGCCCCATAAAAGATAAGTGCCTGCGATGGAAGGTGGGCCAACAGATGCCAGACAATATTCGTTTTTACAGTTGCGTCAACCCACATTATCAGGATGTAGGCACAAAACAATGTCCATCTTTCCGAAAGTCAGAGAAGGTGAAATTTGCAAAAGGCATGACTAACATCTTCACCGATGATATGCCCCAGCGGGTGGTAACATACGTGCGTCAGTATCTTATCTCCGCCTATTGTCGCACTTATTATTTCGAGTATCGCAACGGTCAGCGTCTTATTCCCCCCGCCATTCAGAAGGAGATACGAACCGTGTTCCGTGATGCCGGTTGGAACGAGGAGGTCTTTTTCGATGGGTATGTAGAAGATTATGAATGGTAA